CAGTGGGGCCGGCCGAGGAGCCAGGCATCTCGCGCCTTACGATGGTCGTTCCGGGCGACGACCGCACTGTCGAGCAGCTGGTCAAGCAGCTCTACAAGCTGGTCAACGTGCTGCAGGTACAGGATGTGACGCAAACGCCTTGCGTTGAGCGCGAGCTTATGCTGCTCAAGGTTAATGCCACAGATGCCAACCGGGGCGAGATCATCGAGCTGGCCCAAGTGTTTCGGGCGCGCGTTGTCGATGTTTCCGAGCACACGCTCACGCTCGAGGTGGTGGGCGATCCGGGCAAGATGGTCGCCATCGTGCAGATGCTGGACAAATTTGGCATCCGCGAGATCGCCCGCACGGGCAAAATCGTGCTGGTCCGCGACTCGGGAGTCAATACCGAGTATCTCAAATCTGCCGAAGCGGCCGTCTAGCCAGCCGGCTACCCTAAATAGAGCAGCAGGTTGAGCCCCGGAATCGTGCGCGATAGGGTCCAGATCAACAACCCGATGTAGAGGCTGCCCAGCCCCCACTGGTACCAGACCAGGGCGCTTACGGTGCCGGGCAAGTGCTGATCGCGCAGCCGAATGTCGTTGAAGCCCAGCTTGAGCAGGTTGTTAAAGCTGAAATCGTAGTAGTTGAGCCATCCCCAGCGGCGATCACAGCGGATGGGGGTAAAGTGATCGCGGTAGAAATAAAACTTGGGGATGATAGGCAGGCGGACGACGAGCAGGCGCAACTGGCGCGCGCTGCCGTCTTCCACTAAGTAGGTGACATCGAGCATGTCGTGGTA
Above is a window of Cyanobacteria bacterium QS_8_64_29 DNA encoding:
- a CDS encoding acetolactate synthase small subunit, with amino-acid sequence MKHTLTVMVEDEAGVLTRIAGLFARRSYNIESLAVGPAEEPGISRLTMVVPGDDRTVEQLVKQLYKLVNVLQVQDVTQTPCVERELMLLKVNATDANRGEIIELAQVFRARVVDVSEHTLTLEVVGDPGKMVAIVQMLDKFGIREIARTGKIVLVRDSGVNTEYLKSAEAAV